The following are encoded in a window of Bordetella genomosp. 10 genomic DNA:
- a CDS encoding Bug family tripartite tricarboxylate transporter substrate binding protein, translating to METIDKARRRLLGAALTTPVLAAGLGPLTARAADDYPARPISLLVPFSPGGGTDISARLLAAALGPQLGGASVVVDNRPGAGGQIAADLVARSANDGYTLLFANSGMLAVNPWLYKLHSDPATAFAPVSMFSDLPFALVVSPQLPARNVQELVELARKEPGKHTFASSGTGGAPHLAGEIFQQATGTELTHVPYKGGGPAMTDLMAGRVDMLFASILETVTYVQAGKLRALAVTGPSRSPAMPDVPTLDEAGVHNAQTGSWTAVLAPAGTPQAVVDKLSAAIRRVADSADVKKKLEAQGAVAHGSTPAELAAIAARERARYGDIIKARNLHVD from the coding sequence ATGGAGACAATCGATAAGGCGCGCAGGCGCCTGCTGGGCGCGGCCCTGACCACGCCGGTGCTGGCCGCGGGCCTGGGCCCACTGACCGCCCGCGCGGCGGACGACTACCCTGCGCGGCCCATCAGCCTGCTGGTGCCGTTCTCGCCCGGCGGCGGCACGGACATCTCGGCGCGCCTGCTGGCCGCGGCGCTGGGTCCGCAACTGGGCGGCGCGTCCGTGGTGGTGGACAACCGCCCCGGCGCGGGGGGCCAGATCGCCGCCGACCTGGTGGCGCGCTCGGCCAACGACGGCTATACCCTGCTGTTCGCCAATTCCGGCATGCTCGCCGTCAATCCCTGGCTGTACAAATTGCACAGCGATCCGGCCACTGCCTTCGCGCCGGTTTCCATGTTCTCGGACCTGCCCTTCGCCCTGGTGGTCTCGCCGCAACTGCCCGCCCGCAACGTGCAGGAACTGGTCGAGCTGGCGCGCAAGGAACCGGGCAAGCACACCTTCGCCAGCTCCGGCACCGGCGGCGCGCCCCACCTGGCCGGCGAAATCTTCCAGCAGGCCACCGGCACCGAGCTGACGCACGTGCCCTACAAAGGCGGCGGCCCGGCCATGACGGACCTGATGGCGGGACGCGTCGACATGCTGTTCGCCTCCATCCTGGAGACCGTCACCTACGTGCAGGCGGGCAAGCTGCGCGCGCTGGCGGTCACCGGCCCCTCGCGTTCGCCGGCCATGCCCGACGTGCCGACGCTGGACGAAGCCGGCGTGCACAACGCGCAAACCGGCTCATGGACCGCCGTCCTGGCGCCGGCCGGCACGCCGCAGGCCGTGGTGGACAAGCTGTCCGCCGCCATCCGCCGCGTGGCCGACTCCGCCGACGTGAAGAAAAAGCTGGAAGCCCAGGGCGCCGTCGCCCATGGCTCGACGCCCGCCGAACTGGCCGCCATCGCGGCGCGCGAGCGCGCGCGCTACGGCGACATCATCAAGGCGCGCAACCTGCACGTGGATTGA
- a CDS encoding LysR substrate-binding domain-containing protein has translation MELRQLECFVAVAEELHFGRAAARLRMTQPPLSRQVQMLERSLGVSLFERSSRVVALTAAGRSFLRDARHLLEFSTRAALQAQRTATGATGHVTLGFTAVAAYRLMPAIVTQARRELPDVDIQLREMVSIDLGRHLVAGELDLVLVRHLPRPEGLGHRLLEREPLVLAAPRGWPLARLRSVPLQALDGQPFIAYSPNEGKYFHERIAAALAQAGVRPDVVQHASQTHTLLALVRAGLGMGIVPASARELRLDGLHFTAIEDCALKADMYLAWRTPQDNPAVLALLDCVGRMPAAAQPLPVS, from the coding sequence ATGGAGTTGCGGCAACTGGAGTGCTTCGTGGCGGTGGCCGAGGAGCTGCATTTCGGCCGCGCCGCCGCGCGCCTGCGCATGACCCAGCCGCCCTTGAGCCGGCAGGTGCAGATGCTGGAACGCAGCCTGGGCGTGAGCCTGTTCGAGCGCAGCAGCCGGGTGGTCGCGTTGACGGCCGCCGGCCGCAGCTTCCTGCGCGATGCGCGGCACCTGCTGGAATTCTCGACCCGCGCGGCCTTGCAGGCGCAGCGGACGGCCACCGGCGCGACGGGCCACGTCACCCTGGGCTTTACCGCGGTGGCCGCCTATCGCCTGATGCCGGCCATCGTCACCCAGGCGCGCCGCGAACTGCCGGACGTGGACATCCAGTTGCGGGAAATGGTCTCGATCGACCTGGGGCGGCACCTGGTGGCCGGCGAACTGGACCTCGTGCTGGTCCGCCACCTGCCGCGGCCGGAGGGCCTGGGCCACCGCCTGCTGGAACGCGAGCCGCTGGTGCTGGCGGCGCCGCGCGGCTGGCCCCTGGCGCGCCTGAGGAGCGTGCCCTTGCAGGCGCTCGATGGCCAGCCCTTCATCGCCTATTCGCCGAATGAAGGCAAGTATTTCCATGAGCGCATCGCCGCCGCCCTGGCGCAGGCCGGGGTGCGGCCGGACGTCGTGCAGCATGCCAGCCAGACGCATACCCTGCTGGCCCTGGTCCGCGCCGGCCTGGGAATGGGCATCGTGCCGGCGTCGGCCCGTGAACTGCGCCTGGATGGCTTGCACTTCACCGCCATCGAAGATTGCGCATTGAAGGCCGACATGTACCTGGCCTGGCGCACGCCGCAGGACAATCCAGCCGTGCTGGCGCTGCTGGATTGCGTGGGCCGCATGCCGGCCGCGGCTCAGCCCTTGCCGGTGTCGTAG